One segment of Fusarium oxysporum f. sp. lycopersici 4287 chromosome 15, whole genome shotgun sequence DNA contains the following:
- a CDS encoding hypothetical protein (At least one base has a quality score < 10), whose product MAADDSYTAADERARAARRAGLQAKKDEQPANTARSYAAKQREWKAWCRTPRAAADGSLYSWPDGELVTPDKLAAWLKEDILLRRVAPPQKKPRTRGKGKGKGKAVQLRRQLEQEQLEAAALAEAESLAEALEVPLAEAAELLADDREGYVPPTALAPAAADLAEGSLLTRGTIDAYIAAVIELWRLQVAHGNANTENPRGAAVRGFLEQRGRQRGKHDRASFKDRGTDGIPAGYSPDEWLRVQDLLLSGAAYMPQNLRTRVDLLFGHYYLLRGENRRKMELADLSLLDYPSSEGPTPCGCLVTLLRDGKLNKTAKKEFMGALRHKNPLFCTQGALAQLFFWRWHVAGEPSPSFRRRQDWYRIKVLVGRDREQELSYPTQLQETWRIFGAAGLMASKKTHLPRRVGAKDAETHGTSLAQISQARPLEPERALPGLSYASTAPVHAYCRRLLGITRGLLPRACGPRAPVCLTKAALAVDRGDLAVLQPRYPSLPFFAYAPFNGPEWDEFAVAVRSDAVGATEPLSLLVQRALPELSGVLESTREAVLQNSQRLAIRLEARLEGIQGGLDAVLQGKVPVTFTGHFGAGPAVSLAPAPAPEPPVPGNGREGIAGQPAVRVLEETWGSRWRPGNGIRVQFCRRKVIWDELLARTASGKSKEEAVAELELLRAGRSLNRLVDELKQRRRRGRGQGQGRIRVQVGTPVPDDPGPGPRPTRGQGHRGQGHRGRWARLGRRRTAPRRR is encoded by the exons ATGGCCGCAGACGACTCGTACACGGCCGCAGACGAGCGTGCCCGTGCCGCCCGGAGGGCGGGCCTtcaggcgaagaaggacgaACAGCCGGCGAACACGGCACGGAGTTATGCTGCGAAGCAGCGGGAGTGGAAG GCCTGGTGCCGTACGCCTCGGGCTGCGGCAGACGGCTCACTTTATAGCTGGCCCGACGGCGAGCTCGTAACCCCAGACAAGCTAGCAGCGTGGCtcaaagaggatatcctcttaCGACGCGTTGCCCCGCCGCAAAAGAAACCACGGACACGGGgtaagggcaagggcaaaggaaaggctgTACAGTTACGGCGGCAGCTCGAAcaggagcagctcgaggcCGCGGCCCTGGCAGAGGCCGAAAGCCTAGCCGAAGCCCTAGAGGTCCCCCTGGCCGAGGCCGCCGAGCTGCTTGCGGACGACCGCGAGGGCTACGTGCCACCCACGGCCCTTGCGCCGGCTGCAGCAGACCTTGCCGAAGGATCTCTGCTTACGAGGGGCACTATCGACGCCTATATCGCGGCCGTTATCGAGCTCTGGCGGCTCCAGGTAGCCCACGGCAACGCAAACACGGAAAACCCCCGGGGCGCCGCCGTACGAGGCTTCCTTGAGCAACGCGGCCGGCAGCGGGGGAAGCACGACCGCGCCTCCTTTAAAGACCGCGGGACTGATGGGATCCCGGCCGGCTATTCACCCGACGAATGGCTCCGGGTCCAggatctccttctcagcgggGCCGCATACATGCCGCAAAACCTCCGTACGCGAGTTGACCTCCTATTCGGCCACTACTACCTCTTACGGGGGGAAAACCGCCGTAAGATGGAGCTTGCAGACCTGTCTCTACTCGACTATCCGTCTTCAGAAGGCCCGACCCCCTGTGGCTGCCTCGTTACCCTTTTGCGAGACGGTAAGCTAAACAAGACGGCAAAGAAAGAGTTCATGGGTGCCCTCCGGCACAAGAACCCCTTGTTCTGTACGCAAGGGGCCTTAGcacagctcttcttctggcgcTGGCACGTCGCCGGCGAGCCGTCCCCGTCATTCCGGCGCCGCCAGGACTGGTATCGgatcaaggttcttgtcGGACGGGACCGCGAGCAGGAGCTCTCGTACCCGACGCAGCTACAAGAGACCTGGCGTATCTTCGGTGCTGCTGGCCTTATGGCGTCAAAGAAGACGCACCTCCCGCGCAGGGTAGGCGCCAAGGACGCGGAGACCCACGGCACGTCGCTCGCCCAGATCTCGCAGGCCCGGCCGCTGGAACCAGAGCGTGCTCTGCCAGGCCTATCTTACGCATCTACCGCGCCAGTTCATGCGTATTGTCGCCGGCTTCTCGGCATCACCCGGGGACTACTTCCTCGCGCGTGCGGCCCACGAGCCCCCGTATGTCTTACAAAAGCAGCTCTGGCCGTGGATCGAGGA GACCTGGCTGTATTGCAGCCTCGCTATCCGTCGCTACCCTTCTTCGCCTACGCCCCTTTTAACGGGCCCGAATGGGATGAGTTCGCCGTCGCCGTTCGCTCTGACGCGGTAGGGGCTACGGAGCCGTTAAGCCTGCTCGTACAACGCGCGCTGCCAGAGCTTAGCGGTGTGTTAGAGAGCACACGCGAGGCCGTCTTACAGAATAGCCAGCGGCTGGCCATCCGGCTAGAGGCCCGGCTAGAAGGAATTCAGGGCGGCCTCGATGCCGTCCTCCAAGGCAAGGTCCCTGTCACCTTTACGGGCCACTTTGGAGCCGGGCCAGCAGTGTCGCTGGCgccggctccggctccagagcctccagTACCAG GAAATGGGAGGGAAGGGATTGCAGGTCAGCCGGCCGTACGGGTGCTAGAAGAGACGTGGGGAAGCCGCTGGCGCCCGGGGAACGGGATCAGGGTGCAGTTCTGTCGCCGGAAGGTGATCTGGGACGAGCTTTTGGCCCGCACGGCGTCCGGCAAGAGCAAGGAGGAGGCAGTTGCAGAGCTAGAGCTCTTACGCGCTGGCCGGAGCTTGAACCGgctcgtcgacgagctcaaacAGCGCCGCCGGCGGGGCCGGGGCCAAGGCCAGGGCCGGATACGGGTACAGGTAGGGACCCCCGTGCCCGATGACCCAGGCCCGGGACCAAGGCCGACTCGGGGCCAGGGCCATCGGGGGCAGGGCCATCGAGGGCGCTGGGCTCGGCTAGGGAGGAGGCGGACCGCCCCTCGTCGACGGTAA